From Phoenix dactylifera cultivar Barhee BC4 unplaced genomic scaffold, palm_55x_up_171113_PBpolish2nd_filt_p 000972F, whole genome shotgun sequence, a single genomic window includes:
- the LOC120103830 gene encoding LOW QUALITY PROTEIN: DELLA protein GAI-like (The sequence of the model RefSeq protein was modified relative to this genomic sequence to represent the inferred CDS: inserted 1 base in 1 codon) produces MGPYPFGSGTAASGWSDADSSQQCSAAEIDGLLAGAGYRVRSSDLHHVAQSLERLESAIGGAPADHLAAAEAVHYNPSDLTAWVDSMLTELAPSLRPAGPLPASPTADTWPDPTCFPLPPQPYQMAVVAAATRQREEEEEDSAIRLVHLLMSCADAVQRGDSGLAGTITKEMRVVLTRVNTGFGIGKVAGYFVDALCRRIYSFSSSSTVSVAGSAAEHEILYHHFYEACPYLKFAHFMANQAILEAFDGYDRVHVIDFNLMDGLQWPALIQALALRAGGPPFLRLTGIGPPSPDGRDALREVGLRLAELARSVRVRFAFRGVAASRLDDVRPWMLQVXPGEAVAVNSVLQLHRLLRDPGDDGAAPIDSVLGWIVGLRPNIVTVVEQEADHNKPAFLDRFTEALFYFSTMFDSLEGGRGPAQLLLQQQQAMMAAELYLQREICNIVCCEGAARVERHEPLARWRARLGRAGLKAVHLGSNAFKQASMLLTLFSGEGYCVQEVDGCLTLGWHSRPLISASAWRADDDVAPPPDNQLFNTSITARAPASTISSSDNKSIFS; encoded by the exons ATGGGACCGTACCCGTTCGGATCGGGCACGGCCGCGAGTGGGTGGTCCGACGCCGACTCCAGCCAGCAATGCTCCGCCGCGGAGATCGACGGCCTCCTCGCGGGCGCCGGCTACCGTGTCCGATCATCGGATCTGCACCACGTGGCGCAGAGCCTTGAGCGGCTAGAGTCGGCCATCGGCGGGGCCCCCGccgaccacctcgccgccgCCGAGGCCGTCCACTACAACCCCTCCGACCTCACCGCCTGGGTCGACTCCATGCTCACGGAGCTCGCCCCTTCCCTTCGGCCGGCGGGGCCCCTTCCAGCCTCCCCGACCGCTGACACGTGGCCAGATCCCACGTGCTTTCCCCTCCCTCCTCAGCCTTACCAGATGGCCGTCGTCGCGGCCGCCACCCGGCAgcgggaggaagaggaggaggactcCGCCATCCGGTTAGTTCACCTCCTCATGAGCTGCGCCGACGCCGTCCAGCGCGGCGACTCCGGCTTGGCGGGGACCATCACCAAGGAGATGCGGGTCGTTCTCACGCGTGTGAACACCGGCTTCGGGATCGGGAAGGTCGCCGGGTACTTCGTCGACGCCCTCTGCAGGCGGATCTATtcgttctcctcctcctccaccgtcTCCGTCGCCGGATCGGCGGCGGAGCATGAGATCCTCTACCACCACTTCTACGAGGCCTGCCCCTACCTAAAGTTCGCCCACTTCATGGCGAATCAGGCGATTTTGGAGGCTTTCGACGGCTATGACCGCGTCCACGTGATCGACTTCAACCTGATGGACGGCCTCCAGTGGCCAGCCCTGATCCAGGCGCTCGCTCTCCGCGCCGGCGGGCCCCCCTTCCTCCGCCTCACCGGCATCGGGCCACCCTCTCCGGACGGCCGGGACGCGCTCCGCGAGGTCGGCCTCCGCCTCGCCGAGCTCGCCCGCTCGGTCCGCGTCCGGTTCGCCTTCCGGGGGGTCGCCGCATCCCGGCTCGACGACGTGCGGCCCTGGATGCTCCAGG GTCCAGGGGAGGCCGTGGCAGTCAACTCGGTCCTGCAGCTCCACCGCCTACTCCGCGACCCGGGTGATGACGGCGCCGCGCCGATCGACTCGGTCCTGGGCTGGATCGTGGGACTCCGGCCCAACATCGTAACGGTGGTGGAGCAGGAGGCGGATCACAACAAGCCGGCCTTCTTGGACCGGTTCACGGAGGCGCTCTTCTACTTCTCCACCATGTTCGACTCGTTGGAGGGCGGAAGAGGTCCCGCCCAGCTGCTgctgcagcagcagcaggcGATGATGGCGGCGGAGCTGTACCTCCAGCGGGAGATCTGCAACATCGTGTGCTGCGAGGGGGCGGCCCGGGTGGAGCGGCACGAACCGCTCGCGAGGTGGCGGGCCCGGTTGGGCCGAGCCGGTCTGAAGGCGGTCCACCTCGGGTCCAACGCCTTCAAGCAGGCCAGCATGCTGCTCACCCTCTTTTCCGGCGAGGGCTACTGCGTCCAAGAGGTGGATGGTTGCTTGACGCTCGGGTGGCATAGCCGTCCCCTCATCTCCGCCTCCGCCTGGCGGGCCGACGATGACGTGGCGCCACCGCCGGATAACCAACTCTTCAACACTAGCATTACCGCCCGTGCTCCTGCTAGTACTATCAGCAGCAGCGATAATAAGAGTATTTTCAGTTGA